A single window of Amphiura filiformis chromosome 17, Afil_fr2py, whole genome shotgun sequence DNA harbors:
- the LOC140137370 gene encoding LOW QUALITY PROTEIN: GDP-L-fucose synthase-like (The sequence of the model RefSeq protein was modified relative to this genomic sequence to represent the inferred CDS: inserted 2 bases in 2 codons): MAENKEKRSREEKVILVTGGTGLVGKAIEKAVGDDPRPDEXWVFVSSKDADLQSEAETAALFEKHQPTHVIHLAAMVGGLFKHLAYNLDFWRVNIKINDNVLNTAFKFKCRKVVSCLSTCIFPNKTTYPLDETMLHNGPPHESNFCNSYAKRMIDVQNKAYHKQHGCQFTSVMPTNVFGPWDNFNLEDGHVLPGLMHKCRTSKKQGTPFTIWGTGSPRRQFIYSYDLARLFLWTLREYEEIDPIILSVGEEDEVSIKEAAEMVVEAFEFKGEVVYDTSKSDGQFKQTASNXKLRKYLPDFKFTPIKQAIKETVDWFEANYEIARK, translated from the exons ATGGCAGAAAACAAGGAGAAGAGATCAAGAGAAGAGAAGGTGATCCTGGTGACTGGTGGGACAGGTCTGGTTGGCAAGGCGATTGAGAAGGCCGTAGGTGATGACCCCCGACCTgatg aatgggtgtttgtgtcATCAAAAGATGCTGATCTGCA ATCAGAAGCTGAAACAGCAGCTTTATTTGAGAAACATCAGCCTACCCATGTAATTCATTTAGCTGCCATGGTCGGTGGGCTATTCAAACATCTGGcatataatttagatttttgg AGAGTCAACATCAAGATCAACGACAATGTTCTAAACACAGCCTTCAAATTCAAGTGTCGTAAGGTGGTGTCATGTCTATCAACATGTATCTTCCCAAATAAAACCACGTATCCGTTGGATGAGACAATGCTCCATAATGGTCCACCGCATGAATCCAACTTCTGCAACTCATATGCAAAGAGGATGATCGATGTACAAAACAA GGCATATCACAAACAACATGGGTGTCAGTTTACTTCCGTCATGCCTACTAATGTCTTCGGACCATGGGACAACTTCAACCTGGAAGATGGCCATGTATTACCAGGACTTATGCACAAGTGTCGTACATCCAAAA AACAGGGTACACCATTCACAATATGGGGCACCGGGTCTCCTCGTCGTCAGTTTATCTACTCCTACGACTTGGCGCGTCTATTCCTATGGACTCTACGAGAGTATGAAGAGATCGATCCCATCATTCTGTCTGTGGGTGAGGAAGATGAAGTGTCAATCAAAGAGGCAGCTGAGATGGTTGTCGAGGCGTTTGAATTCAAAGGAGAAGTGGTG TATGACACCAGTAAATCCGATGGACAGTTTAAGCAGACAGCCAGTA GCAAGTTAAGAAAGTATCTACCAGACTTCAAGTTTACTCCAATCAAACAAG CAATTAAGGAGACTGTTGACTGGTTTGAAGCCAACTATGAAATAGCACGCAAGTAG